A genomic region of Diabrotica undecimpunctata isolate CICGRU unplaced genomic scaffold, icDiaUnde3 ctg00001825.1, whole genome shotgun sequence contains the following coding sequences:
- the LOC140431742 gene encoding uncharacterized protein: MGSSREPVRRAEGAKNLRSLNHYPARSTTLYVATYNCRSLANQARLIELENEAVNIKWDVIGISEVRRKDEELIELESGNILYHKGTENGRTSGVGFLINKKWKDRIVDISSTSDRVASLSLRLSRRYTIQIVQ; the protein is encoded by the coding sequence CGAGAACCAGTCAGGagggcagagggtgctaagaatctgcggAGTCTAAACCACTACCCAGCCAGATCAACAACACTATACGTAGCGACCTATAACTGCAGGTCGTTAGCGAACCAGGCAAGACTCATAGAGTTAGAAAATGAAGCAGTCAATATTAAATGGGATGTCATCGGAATAAGCGAAGTAAGACGAAAGGACGAAGAGTTAATAGAACTTGAATCTGGCAACATCCTCTATCACAAAGGAACAGAAAATGGACGAACAAGTGGAGTGGGGTtcctaattaataagaaatggaaGGATAGGATAGTCGACATATCAAGCACCTCAGACAGAGTAGCTAGTCTAAGTCTAAGACTATCCAGAAGATACACCATCCAAATTGtgcaa